In Coriobacteriia bacterium, a genomic segment contains:
- the yedF gene encoding sulfurtransferase-like selenium metabolism protein YedF, with the protein MFMLLVTGDRIGRGDEELGALLMKNFLYSLARAETKPDLVGFMNAGVRLTCEGSQSLDDLRLLAKQGVSVRSCGTCLDYLRLKDSLAVGEVGTMSDTVAAAAAAGKVITVG; encoded by the coding sequence ATGTTCATGCTGCTCGTGACGGGCGACCGCATCGGGCGGGGCGACGAGGAGCTCGGCGCGCTGCTGATGAAGAACTTCCTGTACTCGCTGGCCCGTGCCGAGACCAAGCCGGACCTGGTGGGCTTCATGAACGCCGGGGTGAGACTGACGTGCGAGGGCTCCCAGTCCCTCGACGACCTGCGGCTGCTCGCGAAGCAGGGCGTCTCGGTGAGATCGTGCGGCACCTGCCTGGACTACCTCCGGTTGAAGGACTCGCTCGCCGTCGGCGAGGTAGGGACGATGTCCGACACCGTCGCTGCCGCGGCGGCAGCCGGCAAGGTGATCACCGTCGGGTAG
- the selD gene encoding selenide, water dikinase SelD: protein MADSERIRLTQMSSKSGUAAKWGPEDLRAILERLEPAGGEELLVGFETADDAAVYLLGETAVLLTVDFFTAMVDDPYDFGRITAANALSDIYAMGGRPLTAMNLLAFPCKTDPEVVAAVLRGGADTCAKAGALVVGGHTIDDKEPKYGLSVMGVADPDRVVRNVGARPGDDLVLTKRVGVGIMNTALKAGLETEESLRGVIESMASLNKAASEAMVEVGVSAATDVTGFGLLGHLHEMASGSEVAAELDLDAVPVFEGALGYALEKVRPGRTADVVASLEERVEWGPADEAWRDVLCDPQTSGGLLMAVPRQRTALLLDALRTRGEEGRVVGRMVAGEVGRIRVL from the coding sequence CGGAGGACCTCCGCGCGATACTGGAGCGCCTCGAGCCGGCGGGTGGCGAGGAGCTGCTGGTCGGTTTCGAGACCGCCGACGACGCAGCCGTCTACCTGCTCGGGGAGACCGCCGTCCTGCTCACGGTCGACTTCTTCACCGCCATGGTCGACGACCCGTACGACTTCGGACGCATCACGGCCGCCAACGCCCTCTCCGACATCTACGCCATGGGCGGCCGGCCGCTGACCGCCATGAACCTGCTCGCCTTCCCGTGCAAGACCGACCCCGAGGTCGTCGCGGCCGTCCTGCGCGGAGGCGCGGACACCTGCGCGAAGGCCGGGGCGCTGGTCGTCGGCGGGCACACGATCGACGACAAGGAGCCCAAGTACGGGCTGTCGGTGATGGGCGTCGCGGACCCGGACCGCGTCGTGCGCAACGTCGGCGCGCGCCCCGGCGACGACCTCGTGCTCACCAAGCGCGTCGGCGTCGGCATCATGAACACCGCGCTCAAGGCGGGCCTGGAGACCGAGGAGAGCCTGCGCGGCGTCATCGAGTCGATGGCCTCGCTCAACAAGGCCGCCTCCGAGGCGATGGTGGAGGTCGGCGTGAGCGCGGCGACGGACGTGACCGGCTTCGGGCTGCTGGGCCACCTGCACGAGATGGCATCCGGGAGCGAGGTGGCCGCCGAGCTCGACCTGGACGCCGTGCCGGTCTTCGAGGGCGCGCTGGGCTACGCGCTCGAGAAGGTCCGTCCCGGGCGCACGGCGGACGTGGTGGCGTCTCTGGAGGAACGCGTCGAGTGGGGGCCGGCCGACGAGGCCTGGCGCGACGTGCTCTGCGACCCGCAGACCAGCGGCGGGCTGCTGATGGCGGTCCCGCGGCAGCGTACGGCGCTTCTGCTCGACGCGCTGCGGACGCGCGGCGAGGAGGGGCGCGTGGTGGGGCGCATGGTCGCAGGCGAGGTGGGGCGGATCCGGGTGCTGTGA